Part of the Virgibacillus necropolis genome, TTCCGATTCTGGGGGAAGGGGATAGCAATGTAGATGCGCTACCCCAGGCCCTTATTTTAACTTCGATTGTGATTAGCTTTGCAGTTACCGCGGTTTCACTTGTGCTGGCTTATCGTATCTACAAAGAAACAAAAACCGATGATCTTTATGAATTGAGAGGTTTTAAAGATGAATAATATTCTTGTGCTACCAATGGCTATCCCGGTTCTCGCGGGTATTATATTGATCTTTTTCAGGCCTTATATCAAGTTGCAAAGATGGATAAGCTTATGCGTCATGATAGTTAACGCGGGTATAGCTATTTATCTGTTAAATCGTATTCAAGCTGAAGGGATAGTAGGACTTAATTTTGGAGGTTGGGAACCACCGTTTGGCATTGTATTCGTAGCGGATTCTTTCTCCGCAATTCTTATTCTAACAACGAGTATTGTAGCAGCAATCTGTTTGCTTTATGCTTTTTCAACGATTGGCAAAGACCATGAAAACATGTTTTTTTATTCGTTTGTTAATTTCCTGGTAGCAGGTGTCAATGGTTCGTTTTTAACTGGAGACCTTTTTAATCTTTATGTCTGTTTTGAAGTGATGCTTGTGGCTTCTTATGTATTGCTCGCATTAGGAGGAAAAAAAGTTCAATTAAAGGAATCTATCAAATATGTTGTCATTAATGTGATATCCTCATGGTTTTTCCTTGTTGCGATCGCTTACCTGTATGGTATGGTTGGCACATTGAATATGGCACATCTATCAGAGCGGATTGCAGAATCAGGACAAACACCACTGTTAACCACGATAAGTATTGTGTTTTTAACTGTTTTCGCTTTGAAATCTGGCCTTTTGCTTTATTATTGGCTTCCAGGATCCTATAGTGCACCACCGACAGCTGTTGCCGCTTTATTTGGAGCCCTGCTGACAAAAGTTGGTGTTTATGCAATGTTCCGTGTGTTTACCTTACTCTTTTATCACGAACTTTCCTTTACTCACACAATAATCGGAGTATTGGCGGGCTTAACACTAATTGGAGGTAGCATAGGAGCAGTTGCATATAGAGATATCAGACAGATTATCTCATATAATGTGATCATTGCCATTGGATTCATTTTAGTCGGGTTGGCTATAGCAACGCCAGAGGCAATCGAAGGATCTATCTATTATCTGGTACACGATATGATTGTAAAAGCATTGCTGTTCCTGCTTGCAGGTTCAATGATTATGTTGACAGGTACTGCAAGAATAGATTACATGAGCGGTTTGATACGAAATTATCCACTACTTGGCTGGATGTTTTTCATTGTGATGCTTTCACTAGCGGGTATCCCCCCGCTAAGTGGCTTTATCGGAAAAGTATTAGTCGGACAGGGAGCTGTCGAAACTGGATCCTATCTGCTGCTTGCGCTTGCTTTTCTATCCAGTATAGTCGTCCTATATTCGCTATTACGCGTTTTCTTGAACTGTTTCTGGGGTGAAACGATTATTAGTGAGGAAGATGAACGCCCACAGAAAAAAGGGTGGTTAATCCCGTGTGCTATCTTAACCATTGCAACTATTGGGCTAGGATTAGGTGCGGAATCACTTGCCCCTTATGTAAGTAACGCTGCCGATACGCTATTAAATCCTGATAAATATATAGATGCGGTTTTATATGATTAATGGTGAAGTAATGTTTTTGAAGGAGGTGGCCATGAATTGCCTGCCCAGTTTTTACTAAATGTATCAATTGCACTGTTATGGATGTTGTTTCAGGATGAAGATCAATTGAGGTTTATCACATTTGTTGAGGGATATATTGTAGGAATTGCAATTTTGTTTTTAATGCATCGTTTTTTTGGTGAGCGGTTTTATCTGAGTCGATTTTTTGCGCTGCTTAAATTGATATTGCTCTTCAATTTAGAATTGTTGTCATCGAGTTATCATGTTCTTAAGCAAATTTTAAGTCCCAAAATACGAATCAAACCGGGTATTTTTAAATATGAGACAGATTTGGTCGGTGAATGGGAAGTACCTCTTCTTGCATTACTTTTAACGTTAACACCAGGGTCGGTGGTGATGGAAGTGGTTCCAGAAGGAAATGCATTTTACATTCATGCCATGGATGTTGAACAATCAAAGGATATGTTATTAAGATCTCTAGCCAAATTTGAAAAAGCAATCAAAGAGGTGACTCGTAATGATTGAAATGATGTTATATACGGCTCTGGTATTATTTGGTGTTTCTATAGCTATTGCCCTTTTTCGCATTATCTTCGGACCGAGTTTACCTGACCGGGTTGTTGCCTTGGATATGATAGGTGTTCACCTGATTTCCGCGATTGCGATTATTTCATTAATACTTGGAACGAAATCGTTTTTGGAAGTTATCCTTATCCTTGGTGTCCTCGCATTTATTGGCACTATTGTCTTTTCAAAGTATATTGAAAGGGGCGTTGTCATTGAACGTAAGCGTGATCTTTGAATTTATTGCGGCACTCATGATATTGGTTGGTAGCATTATAAGTGTGATTAGTGCTCTTGGTATTATTAGATTTCCAGATGTTTACACACGGTCACATGCGGCGGCAAAAAGCTCAACACTAGCTGTGTTATTAACCTTATCCGGGACTTTTCTTTATTTCTGGGCAAGTGAATCATTAATTAGCGTGCGTTTGATACTAGGGATACTGTTTGTGTTCATAACCGCTCCAGTTGCATGTCATCTTATTATACGGGCGGCTTATCGTTCTAATGTGAAGATGAGCAATTTAACCATTGAAGATGAATTAAAAGATGTATTACGAGATAAAGAACAATAAATGGGGACATGGTGACAGGCCGAGGCTATTGAAAAAGTTAAATAAAGTACAAAATATGTGGATCTACGGCCGCATCCTCGAATATACTACGCTTTCCGCGGGCGAGTGGCGAGCCTCCTCGGACTGCCGTCCTGCGGGGTCTCGCCGATCTCTTACTTCCCGCAGGAGTCTCCGTATATTCGAGGATGCTAAGTTAAAGTGAAAAGTTAAATTTTTAAAATCCACCACTTTTCAGTGGCCCCTGATAGTCCGAATCGCTAAAAAAAGCACCCTTTTTTAATCATCGCGCCTTGAACTTGATGCACAGGACGTGCTAATGTCGACTTTGTTTCTAATTTGCCAATTTTGAGCGCACACTATAAGTATTGGGGGTAGTTGATAGTTGAAAATATCGCTGCAAACCAAAATAATGGTTCTTGTCCTATCACTTGCATTTCTGATTATTATTCTATTAACTGCATCGTTTACTTATCTAGAAAGTAAACAGATTGAAGAGCAGAAAGGTCGATTAGCTTTAAAAATATCTAAAACAATTTCATTCATGCCTGAAGTGATTAAAGCCTTTCAAACAAAAGATCCCGCAGCAATCATTCAACCGACAGTAGACAAAATTGGAAAAGAAATCGAGGCTGAGTTTATTGTGGTCGGCAATAAAGAAGGCATTCGATATTCCCATCCTATACCTGAAAGGATTGGGAAAAAAATGGTCGGAAAGGATAACCACCGGGCTTTAATAGAAGGAAAGTATTATACTTCAAAGGCCGTGGGATCATTAGGACCATCTTTGCGGGGGAAGTCACCAATTTTCAATGAAAGCGGCGAAATTATTGGTATCGTATCGGTCGGTTTTCTTGTAGAGGATATCAACGAGCAAGTCTTTCACAATGTGATTAGGGTTGCCATCATTTCATTGGTTGTCCTCCTGATAGCGATTGTTGGAAGTATCCTGCTATCTAGAAGTATTCGAAAAGATACGATGGGGTTGGAACCTTATCAAATTGCTACGTTATATACAGAAAGGGATGCCATTTTGCAATCGATTAGGGAAGGCATTTTGGCGTATAACAAAACAGGCTTGGTCACAATGATTAATCAACCCGCTATAAATCTGCTTAATATTAAAGGAAGCTCGCCTCACCTGAAAATTAAAGATCTTTTACCAGACAAAAATCTTTACCAGGTGTTTAAAACTGGAAAGTCTCAAATAGACCAGGAAATGTTATTGGAAAATAAGACAGTAATCATGACTCGAACTCCCATTTTTCACAAGGATGAAGTGAAAGGGGTAGTTGCATCTTTCCGCGATAAAACGGAAATTGAGCAAATGCTTAACACCATTTCTGAAGTCCAAAGGTATTCTGAAGATTTACGTGCTCAGAATCATGAATTTACGAACAAATTGTATGTGCTGTCGGGCTTATTACAACTGGGCGAATACGACGAGGCTGTTCAAATGATACAGAATGAAACGACAGATTTTGAGATAAAAAATCAAATTCTCTTTAATCAAATTGAAGACTCGAGGGTACAGGCTATTTTACTGGGGAAAATGGGAAAATCCTCAGAGAAGAAAATAAGGTTTGAAATTGATTCTAACAGTTCTCTTGAGAAGTTGCCAGATCATATTGACCTGATCCATCTCATCGTGATCATCGGAAATCTTATAGACAATGCGTTTGAAGCTGTTGTTAATCACAGTCAAAACCCAGAAGTGACATTCTTTGCAACGGATTTTGGGAAAGATATCATTTTCGAGGTTCAAGATAATGGAATTGGTATTCCTGAGAAAAACAAACCGCTTCTCTTTAACAGAGGTTTTACAGAAAAAAGTTCTCATGTACCCCGAGGCTATGGGCTTGCTAACGTAAAGGAAGCTGTGAGTAAACTCGAGGGGATCGTTGAATTTCAAAGTGAAATAGGAGAGGGTACTGTGTTCACTGTATATCTTCCTAAAGAACAATAATGGAGGCTAATGATGGAAACTGTTAAGGTAGCAATTGCGGAAGATGATTTTCGCGTTGCTAATGTTCATGAGAAATTTCTTAATAAAATACCTGAGGTCGAAGTTGTGGGGAAGGCGTTAAATGCCGAAAAAACCCTGGAACTTCTGCAAAATAAAAGTACGGATCTTCTATTACTCGATATATACATGCCTGACCAGCTTGGTATTGATATTCTTGCGTCCATACGACAAGAATTCGAGGAGTTGGATATCATAATAATTACAGCGGCAACTGATAAAGCATTCCTTAAAAAAGCGATGCGCTACGGTGTGCAAAATTACTTAATTAAGCCAGTTACTATTGCTCATTTTACGGATACTATTAAAAAATATGTTGATAGCAGAAATTTATTACAGAACAAGGATGAAGTTAATCAAATTGTAGTGGATAGACTTTTCAATAACGGGAATGAAAGGAAGACAGATGAAGGGAACCAGGATCTGCCTAAGGGAATAGATTTCCAGACTCTAAATAAGACCTTGGAAGTCCTTAAAAACAGTCGAGAGGGTTTATCTGCTGAAGAGATTGGAAGAAGAATGGGAGCTTCGAGAACCACTGCGAGGCGTTATTTAGAATACTTAATTTCCACTGACGAGTGCCAATCCGAAGTTGAATATGGCTCCGTCGGACGACCAGAACGGAAGTACTTTGATCGATAATTAAGCAAAATGTTAGTAAAGACGATGCGACTGAATCGTTTTCATAAGATGCACAATGGCTTTTCGGCCATTGTGCATCTTTTTATAATCAAAATTAACATAAAAAGGCCAAAACGGTTTTTAAAGCCAGTATTTTCAAAAACGTTACATTAGGTGACTGATGTTTTAGAATATTAATTAGACTTAAAAAATAAAGCGTCATTATTTCTAAATGTAAGCGCTTATAAATGGAGTGTTAATATGCTAGCTTTACTAGGATTTTTAATGATCATTGTTTTCATGTATTTAATCATGACCAAACGTCTTTCCGCACTTATTGCTTTGATGGTTATACCAGTCGTTTTTGCATTACTCGGAGGATTTACCGAAGACATTGGCCAAATGATGCTAGATGGTGTATCAAAAGTGGCACCGACAGGCATTATGATTATGTTTGCGATTCTGTATTTTGGCGTAATGATTGATGCTGGTTTATTTGACCCAGTAGTTGAAAAAATCATTAGAGTTGTAAAGGGTGATCCTTTAAAAGTTGCAATGGGAACAGCTTGCTTGATACTTTTCGTTTCCTTAGACGGCGATGGAACAACAGCCTATATGATTACGGTTTCGGCTATGTTGCCATTGTATAAACGAATTGGAATGAATCCACTTGTATTGGCCGGTATTGCAGTACTTGGATCCGGGGTAATGAATTTGCTTCCGTGGGGGGGACCGACCGCGAGAGCAATGAGTGTTTTAGGTCTTGGTGTATCAGAACTCTTTGTTCCTGTTCTACCTGCTATGCTCGGGGGCGTTCTCGTTGTGTTAGGAGCTGCTTTTTATTATGGTAAAAAGGAAAGGAAGAGACTGGGCGTCATCCATATTAATCAAAATGTTATTGACGAGATGGCATCAAAGGAAACGGCAGCTGCTTCTGAAGCTGTTGGACAAGATGAAAGCATTAAACGTCCTAAATTAATATGGGTAAACTTTCTTTTGACTATTTTACTTTTAGTCTGTCTTGTTGTAGGGGTGCTACCTACTCCAGTGTTATTTATGATAGCATTTGCCGTTGCTATTATGATTAACTACCCGAATATGGAACAGCAGAAGGAAAGAATTTCGACCTACGCGGGTAATGTGCTGTCTGTTGTTTCACTGGTATTTGCCGCAGGTGTTTTTACGGGTATTCTTACAGGCACAGAAATGGTTGATGCTATGGCGAATTCGTTGATATCGGTTATTCCTGACGCATGGGGTCAGAACTTCGCTGTTATAACGGCGATTGCTAGTGCACCGTTTACCTTTTTCATGTCAAATGATGCATTTTATTTCGGAGTGCTTCCGGTACTTGCAGAAACGGCGTCTACCTATGGTGTTAGTCCAGTAGAAGTCGGCCGCGCGTCTCTGCTTGGTTTGCCAGTTCATTTACTTAGTCCACTTGTTCCATCGACTTATTTATTAGTTGGGATGGCAGGTGTTGAATTTGGTGACCTCCAGAAGATGATGTTAAAATGGGCAGCTTTAGCAACTCTTGTTATGACTGTTGTCGCAGTGGTATTAGGGATTATTTAATAATTAAATTGGATAAAATTTATAGAAAAAACTCGCAAACTGTTGCGAGTTTTTTTAATAGAGGTATAGGAAGCGTTAAGCTATCCATCCAATAATTAGAAATCAACTATAAAGCGTGCTAATATATTAGATAGTATACATAAGGATTTGGAGACGGAAGGGATACTAGTGGTTTACATTATTTGTATGATAATTGGGTTTGTCACTGCATTTGCAGGTAGTCTAATTGGGCTGGGCGGAGGAGTTATTCTGATTCCGAGCTTATTATTTTTACATCAATTTTCAAGCGAGTTCGCATGGGCTACTCCGCAAACGATTGTCGGAATATCATTAATTGTTATGTTTTTTACAGCACTATCTTCAACTATTTCTTATTTCAAAAAAGGGCGAGTTGATTATAAAACTGGTTTATTACTTTTATCTGGTAGCATTCCTGGGGGAATCTTCGGATCTTGGTTAAATCAATTTATTGCTGCAGAAAGATTTTCATTTTATTTCGGTATCTTAATGATTGTATTATCATTACTCTTTTTATTAAGGAGAAAAACGACATCGGAAAAACAAACAATAGCACAGAAAAACATTCGATCATTCCATCTTGACGATAAAACATATCATTATTCGGTTTCTTTTTGGGGAGCTTTTATTGTTTCACTATTTGTTGGAACATTATCCGGTTTATTCGGGATTGGCGGAGGTTCAGTCATGGTTCCGCTCATGATCTTGTTGTTCGGGTTTCCTGCACATATAGCGATTGCAACATCGATGTTTATGATTGTCTTTATTAGTATGATAAGTGCTGGAACTCATATAATCCTTGGACATGTATCATGGGAATATGTCCTATTTTTTATTCCTGGGGCATGGATTGGTGGAGCAATTGGGGCGATCGTGAATCAAAAGTTAAAAAGTCAGTCACTTGAATGGATTTTGCGTGTGCTCTTACTAGTTGTCGGGGTACGCTTAATTATTGAAGGATTAACATAAGGAGTAGGTATCATGGAGGAAAAATTATTCTTTTATTATACAAATGATTTACATAGTAATTTTGATCAATGGTCACGGGTAGCTGGATATTTGAAGGAAGCAAAAGATATGAAAAAGGCAGAAAACCAATCATGCTGGTTATTTGACATTGGTGATCATGTCGATCGTGTGCATCCAATTGCTGAAGCGTTTATGGGAAAGGCCAATGTACAATTAATGAATGATGTGGGATATGATGTTGTCACCCTTGGAAATAACGAAGGAATCACGTTGGATCATGATGACCTGTATCATTTATATGACGAAGCAAAGTTTGATGTAGTTTGTGCCAACCTGCAAAACGTAAAAGG contains:
- a CDS encoding Na(+)/H(+) antiporter subunit C, with the translated sequence METLITILSGVLVTVATYLILSKSVMRVILGTAILSHAAHLLIMTMGGLKTGSVPILGEGDSNVDALPQALILTSIVISFAVTAVSLVLAYRIYKETKTDDLYELRGFKDE
- a CDS encoding Na+/H+ antiporter subunit D is translated as MNNILVLPMAIPVLAGIILIFFRPYIKLQRWISLCVMIVNAGIAIYLLNRIQAEGIVGLNFGGWEPPFGIVFVADSFSAILILTTSIVAAICLLYAFSTIGKDHENMFFYSFVNFLVAGVNGSFLTGDLFNLYVCFEVMLVASYVLLALGGKKVQLKESIKYVVINVISSWFFLVAIAYLYGMVGTLNMAHLSERIAESGQTPLLTTISIVFLTVFALKSGLLLYYWLPGSYSAPPTAVAALFGALLTKVGVYAMFRVFTLLFYHELSFTHTIIGVLAGLTLIGGSIGAVAYRDIRQIISYNVIIAIGFILVGLAIATPEAIEGSIYYLVHDMIVKALLFLLAGSMIMLTGTARIDYMSGLIRNYPLLGWMFFIVMLSLAGIPPLSGFIGKVLVGQGAVETGSYLLLALAFLSSIVVLYSLLRVFLNCFWGETIISEEDERPQKKGWLIPCAILTIATIGLGLGAESLAPYVSNAADTLLNPDKYIDAVLYD
- a CDS encoding Na+/H+ antiporter subunit E, whose translation is MPAQFLLNVSIALLWMLFQDEDQLRFITFVEGYIVGIAILFLMHRFFGERFYLSRFFALLKLILLFNLELLSSSYHVLKQILSPKIRIKPGIFKYETDLVGEWEVPLLALLLTLTPGSVVMEVVPEGNAFYIHAMDVEQSKDMLLRSLAKFEKAIKEVTRND
- a CDS encoding Na(+)/H(+) antiporter subunit F1 — protein: MIEMMLYTALVLFGVSIAIALFRIIFGPSLPDRVVALDMIGVHLISAIAIISLILGTKSFLEVILILGVLAFIGTIVFSKYIERGVVIERKRDL
- a CDS encoding Na+/H+ antiporter subunit G, producing MNVSVIFEFIAALMILVGSIISVISALGIIRFPDVYTRSHAAAKSSTLAVLLTLSGTFLYFWASESLISVRLILGILFVFITAPVACHLIIRAAYRSNVKMSNLTIEDELKDVLRDKEQ
- a CDS encoding sensor histidine kinase; this encodes MKISLQTKIMVLVLSLAFLIIILLTASFTYLESKQIEEQKGRLALKISKTISFMPEVIKAFQTKDPAAIIQPTVDKIGKEIEAEFIVVGNKEGIRYSHPIPERIGKKMVGKDNHRALIEGKYYTSKAVGSLGPSLRGKSPIFNESGEIIGIVSVGFLVEDINEQVFHNVIRVAIISLVVLLIAIVGSILLSRSIRKDTMGLEPYQIATLYTERDAILQSIREGILAYNKTGLVTMINQPAINLLNIKGSSPHLKIKDLLPDKNLYQVFKTGKSQIDQEMLLENKTVIMTRTPIFHKDEVKGVVASFRDKTEIEQMLNTISEVQRYSEDLRAQNHEFTNKLYVLSGLLQLGEYDEAVQMIQNETTDFEIKNQILFNQIEDSRVQAILLGKMGKSSEKKIRFEIDSNSSLEKLPDHIDLIHLIVIIGNLIDNAFEAVVNHSQNPEVTFFATDFGKDIIFEVQDNGIGIPEKNKPLLFNRGFTEKSSHVPRGYGLANVKEAVSKLEGIVEFQSEIGEGTVFTVYLPKEQ
- a CDS encoding response regulator, which codes for METVKVAIAEDDFRVANVHEKFLNKIPEVEVVGKALNAEKTLELLQNKSTDLLLLDIYMPDQLGIDILASIRQEFEELDIIIITAATDKAFLKKAMRYGVQNYLIKPVTIAHFTDTIKKYVDSRNLLQNKDEVNQIVVDRLFNNGNERKTDEGNQDLPKGIDFQTLNKTLEVLKNSREGLSAEEIGRRMGASRTTARRYLEYLISTDECQSEVEYGSVGRPERKYFDR
- a CDS encoding CitMHS family transporter, with product MLALLGFLMIIVFMYLIMTKRLSALIALMVIPVVFALLGGFTEDIGQMMLDGVSKVAPTGIMIMFAILYFGVMIDAGLFDPVVEKIIRVVKGDPLKVAMGTACLILFVSLDGDGTTAYMITVSAMLPLYKRIGMNPLVLAGIAVLGSGVMNLLPWGGPTARAMSVLGLGVSELFVPVLPAMLGGVLVVLGAAFYYGKKERKRLGVIHINQNVIDEMASKETAAASEAVGQDESIKRPKLIWVNFLLTILLLVCLVVGVLPTPVLFMIAFAVAIMINYPNMEQQKERISTYAGNVLSVVSLVFAAGVFTGILTGTEMVDAMANSLISVIPDAWGQNFAVITAIASAPFTFFMSNDAFYFGVLPVLAETASTYGVSPVEVGRASLLGLPVHLLSPLVPSTYLLVGMAGVEFGDLQKMMLKWAALATLVMTVVAVVLGII
- a CDS encoding sulfite exporter TauE/SafE family protein; protein product: MVYIICMIIGFVTAFAGSLIGLGGGVILIPSLLFLHQFSSEFAWATPQTIVGISLIVMFFTALSSTISYFKKGRVDYKTGLLLLSGSIPGGIFGSWLNQFIAAERFSFYFGILMIVLSLLFLLRRKTTSEKQTIAQKNIRSFHLDDKTYHYSVSFWGAFIVSLFVGTLSGLFGIGGGSVMVPLMILLFGFPAHIAIATSMFMIVFISMISAGTHIILGHVSWEYVLFFIPGAWIGGAIGAIVNQKLKSQSLEWILRVLLLVVGVRLIIEGLT